One region of Suncus etruscus isolate mSunEtr1 chromosome 5, mSunEtr1.pri.cur, whole genome shotgun sequence genomic DNA includes:
- the GCG gene encoding pro-glucagon produces MKTIYLVAGLFVMLIQGSWQRSLQDTEEKSSSFPAPQTDPLNDPDQINEDKRHSQGTFTSDYSKYLDSRRAQDFVRWLMNTKRNKNNIAKRHDEFERHAEGTFTSDVSSYLEGQAAKEFIAWLVKGRGRRDFPEVAIVEELGRRHADGSFSDEMNTVLDTLATRDFINWLLQTKITE; encoded by the exons atgaaaaccatttactTGGTGGCTGGATTGTTTGTAATGCTGATTCAAGGCAGCTGGCAACGCTCCCTTCAAGACACAGAGGAGAAATCCAG TTCATTCCCAGCTCCCCAGACAGACCCCCTCAATGATCCAGATCAGATAAATGAAGACAAGCGCCATTCACAAGGAACTTTCACCAGTGACTACAGCAAGTATCTGGATTCTAGACGTGCTCAGGACTTCGTGAGGTGGTTGATGAACACCAAGAGAAACAA gaataacaTTGCCAAACGCCACGATGAATTTGAGAGACATGCTGAAGGGACCTTTACCAGTGATGTAAGTTCTTATCTGGAAGGCCAAGCTGCCAAGGAATTCATTGCTTGGCTGGTAAAAGGCCGAGGAAGGAGAGA ttttccaGAAGTGGCCATTGTTGAAGAACTGGGTCGCAGACATGCTGATGGTTCTTTCTCTGATGAAATGAACACTGTTCTTGATACTCTTGCCACACGGGACTTCATAAACTGGTTGCttcaaacaaaaattacagaatG a